Proteins from a single region of Candidatus Methylomirabilis tolerans:
- a CDS encoding c-type cytochrome — protein sequence MIGRLTGTTTRAALLAFALSVMLASCRAAPEPPTGQALYLRYCASCHGDSGDGNGPVATSLRRLPSDLRLIAKRHGGRFDESYVMQHIDGRRAVAEHGTREMPVWGAVFESEQRPGGYPGYISLLHSRALTDYLGSIQQK from the coding sequence ATGATCGGCAGGTTGACTGGAACCACGACAAGAGCCGCTCTCCTCGCGTTCGCTCTGAGCGTCATGCTTGCTTCGTGCCGTGCCGCTCCGGAGCCGCCGACCGGACAGGCGCTTTATCTTCGGTATTGCGCGTCGTGCCACGGCGACTCCGGGGACGGAAACGGTCCGGTGGCAACGTCCCTGCGACGGCTCCCATCCGACCTTCGACTGATTGCGAAGCGCCACGGCGGGCGATTCGATGAGAGCTACGTGATGCAACATATCGACGGCAGGCGCGCAGTGGCCGAGCATGGCACCAGGGAGATGCCCGTCTGGGGGGCGGTATTCGAGAGCGAGCAGCGACCTGGAGGCTACCCGGGTTACATCTCGCTACTGCACTCGCGAGCCCTCACCGACTACCTGGGTTCGATTCAGCAGAAGTAG